The following proteins come from a genomic window of Polaribacter dokdonensis:
- a CDS encoding peptidylprolyl isomerase, which yields MQQRTTILKFIKTAMLVAFFGLASTYTSAQVKIDGVAVVIGKNIVLDSDIEKFKQEVEVRSEGKIKISDCEMLEELMQQKLLAHHAVIDSVTVSDEEISNRVERSVAFFTEQFGSVDKVIKAYGFNDLDDLKKELYSVQSENVLIEKEQLKITDKIDVTPEEVRLYYVGLKNAGELPEFSAEIELAQLVIKAKPTEEENQRIIDKLNEIKQQIEDGANFKMKAIINSDDPGVTSNGGRYEVTKESQFIKEFKEMAFSLDVGQVSKPFKSDFGYHLMQLHEIKGNMRIASHILMQPNVPESLLSETKAKAEEIANDIKSGKITFTEAVRKYSDDEETKNDDGLLMNPYTGENTWDLTRMDPALYARVAELQKGELTDVFFDENRSGEKMYKFIVMRDRTNTHTADLVNDYVKVQELALAKKKEEAITKWAKEKISDTYIKMSDEHRKCTFEKNWKKETGK from the coding sequence ATGCAACAAAGAACAACAATCTTAAAATTTATTAAAACTGCAATGTTAGTCGCTTTTTTTGGACTAGCAAGCACTTATACATCAGCCCAAGTTAAGATTGATGGTGTAGCAGTTGTTATTGGTAAAAATATTGTTTTAGATTCAGATATAGAAAAATTTAAGCAAGAAGTAGAAGTAAGATCTGAAGGTAAAATTAAAATTTCTGATTGTGAAATGTTAGAAGAATTAATGCAACAGAAATTACTAGCACATCATGCAGTTATTGATAGTGTAACAGTTTCTGATGAAGAAATTTCTAATAGAGTAGAAAGAAGTGTTGCTTTTTTTACAGAACAATTTGGTTCTGTAGATAAAGTTATAAAAGCTTATGGTTTTAATGATTTAGATGATTTAAAAAAAGAATTATATTCTGTACAATCAGAAAATGTACTTATCGAAAAAGAACAATTAAAAATTACAGATAAGATAGATGTTACCCCAGAAGAAGTACGTTTATATTATGTGGGTTTAAAAAATGCAGGTGAGCTGCCAGAATTTTCTGCTGAAATAGAATTGGCGCAATTGGTCATAAAAGCAAAACCAACTGAAGAAGAAAATCAGCGAATTATAGATAAGTTGAATGAGATTAAGCAACAAATTGAAGATGGTGCAAACTTCAAAATGAAGGCAATTATAAACTCTGACGATCCAGGAGTTACAAGCAATGGTGGTAGATATGAGGTTACTAAAGAATCTCAATTTATTAAAGAGTTTAAAGAAATGGCGTTTTCTTTAGATGTTGGTCAAGTATCAAAACCATTTAAATCAGACTTTGGTTATCACTTAATGCAATTGCATGAAATTAAAGGAAACATGAGAATTGCATCTCACATTTTAATGCAACCTAATGTTCCTGAATCTTTATTGAGCGAAACAAAAGCAAAAGCTGAAGAAATAGCTAATGACATCAAATCAGGAAAAATCACTTTTACAGAAGCTGTAAGAAAATATTCTGATGATGAAGAAACTAAGAATGATGATGGATTATTAATGAATCCATACACTGGAGAAAATACTTGGGATTTAACAAGAATGGATCCTGCATTATATGCTAGAGTTGCAGAGTTGCAAAAAGGTGAACTAACAGACGTTTTCTTTGACGAAAATAGAAGTGGTGAAAAGATGTATAAGTTTATTGTGATGAGAGACAGAACTAATACACACACTGCAGATTTAGTTAACGATTATGTAAAAGTGCAAGAATTGGCTTTAGCTAAGAAAAAGGAAGAAGCAATTACGAAATGGGCGAAAGAGAAAATCTCAGATACATATATTAAAATGTCTGATGAGCACAGAAAATGTACTTTCGAAAAAAATTGGAAAAAAGAAACAGGTAAATAA
- a CDS encoding AAA family ATPase produces MSDVKAVNDLVVKYNTLKSEIGKVIVGQEEAVNFTLLSIFCGGHSLLIGVPGLAKTLLVNTVSNVLGLNFKRIQFTPDLMPSDILGSEILDESRQFKFIKGPIFSNIILADEINRTPPKTQAALLEAMQERSVTVSNNHYKLDLPFFVLATQNPIEQEGTYPLPEAQLDRFMFSIHLEYPSFQEEVHVVKATTSNLMTSVNAILSSDEIIAIQDLVRKIPVTDNVIEYAVGLVGKTRPKSKAATELVKNYLDWGAGPRASQNLILAAKAHAAINGKYSPDIEDVKAVAVPILSHRIVKNYKAEAEGITIQTIIESLL; encoded by the coding sequence ATGTCTGACGTTAAAGCTGTAAATGATTTAGTAGTAAAATACAATACTCTAAAGTCTGAAATTGGTAAAGTAATTGTTGGGCAAGAAGAGGCTGTAAATTTTACATTATTATCCATTTTTTGTGGAGGACACTCTTTGTTAATAGGAGTTCCTGGTTTAGCAAAAACACTTTTGGTGAATACAGTATCTAATGTTTTAGGCTTAAATTTTAAAAGAATTCAGTTTACTCCAGATTTAATGCCTTCAGATATTTTAGGTAGTGAAATCTTGGACGAAAGCAGACAGTTTAAATTTATTAAAGGCCCAATATTTTCTAATATTATTTTGGCTGATGAAATTAACAGAACACCACCTAAAACACAAGCAGCGCTCTTAGAAGCAATGCAAGAGCGTTCAGTAACTGTTTCTAACAATCATTATAAACTAGATTTACCTTTCTTTGTTTTGGCAACACAAAACCCTATTGAGCAAGAAGGAACTTATCCTTTACCAGAAGCTCAATTAGATAGATTTATGTTTTCTATTCATTTAGAATATCCTTCTTTTCAAGAAGAAGTTCATGTGGTTAAAGCAACAACAAGTAATTTAATGACTTCTGTAAATGCAATTTTATCAAGTGATGAAATTATTGCCATACAAGATTTGGTTCGTAAAATTCCTGTAACCGATAATGTTATTGAATATGCTGTTGGTTTGGTAGGTAAAACAAGGCCTAAGTCTAAAGCAGCAACAGAATTGGTGAAAAACTATCTAGATTGGGGAGCAGGACCTAGAGCCTCTCAAAATTTAATTTTAGCGGCTAAAGCACATGCAGCTATTAATGGAAAATATTCTCCAGATATTGAAGACGTGAAAGCAGTAGCTGTGCCAATTTTATCTCATAGAATTGTTAAGAATTATAAAGCAGAAGCAGAAGGTATTACAATACAGACTATTATTGAATCTTTGCTTTAG
- a CDS encoding RsmD family RNA methyltransferase, which translates to MRIISGKLKGRRLKAPKNLPVRPTTDMAKEGLFNVLNNTYYFDSIDVIDLFSGTGNISYEFASRGTKNIYAIDANHNCIRYIYNTAKELDLDINTYKSDVYKFLEKTSLQADIIFADPPYDFTTEKFLEIVELVFKNNLLKEEGVLIVEHSKHTDISEHENHAFDKRYGGNVFSFFENPSVEED; encoded by the coding sequence ATGAGAATAATATCAGGAAAACTCAAAGGAAGGCGTTTAAAGGCACCTAAAAACCTACCTGTTCGTCCTACAACAGATATGGCTAAAGAAGGTTTGTTTAATGTTTTAAACAACACTTATTACTTTGACAGCATAGATGTAATTGATTTATTTTCGGGAACTGGTAATATTAGTTACGAATTTGCCTCTAGAGGAACTAAAAACATTTATGCAATAGATGCCAACCATAATTGTATTAGATATATTTACAATACTGCAAAAGAGTTAGATTTAGACATAAACACCTACAAAAGTGATGTCTATAAATTTTTAGAGAAAACCTCTTTGCAAGCAGATATCATTTTTGCAGATCCACCTTATGACTTTACTACTGAAAAATTCTTAGAAATAGTAGAATTAGTATTTAAAAACAACCTTTTAAAAGAGGAAGGTGTATTAATTGTAGAGCACTCTAAACATACAGATATCTCAGAACATGAAAATCATGCTTTTGATAAAAGATATGGAGGAAATGTATTTAGTTTTTTCGAAAACCCTTCTGTTGAAGAGGACTAA
- a CDS encoding DUF3822 family protein: MTGKLQIKNSTKSLQNTKHLALSIQFSLDGFSFCITNSDTKESLYLSNYDFEETLKTPQSLLDNIKRIFQENKHLQYDFDSIEVIHENHLSTTAPTEYFDKNSLASYLDLSVKIFKNDFIAFDNIEKLAIHNIYIPYVNINNYLFNSFGEFEYKHHQTVLLEKLIKLPSKDEKLMYVNVSKHHFDVVVLEAKKLIFLNSFNYETKEDFIYYILFTAEQLELNPEKFNLLFSGAISEESDVYKITYQFIRNVDFLKNTNAIFKSLDLAQHTNYTLLG, encoded by the coding sequence ATGACAGGAAAATTGCAGATAAAGAATAGTACAAAATCTTTACAGAACACAAAACATTTAGCATTATCCATCCAATTTAGTTTGGATGGATTTTCTTTTTGTATCACAAATTCTGACACAAAAGAATCGCTATATTTATCTAATTACGACTTTGAAGAGACACTAAAAACACCTCAAAGTTTATTAGATAACATAAAACGTATTTTTCAAGAGAATAAACATTTGCAGTATGATTTTGATAGTATAGAAGTAATACACGAAAATCATTTATCTACAACTGCACCAACTGAATACTTTGATAAAAACTCATTAGCTTCTTACCTAGATCTTTCTGTAAAAATATTTAAAAATGATTTTATTGCTTTTGATAATATAGAAAAACTTGCAATTCATAATATTTATATTCCTTACGTGAATATTAATAATTATCTGTTTAATAGCTTTGGAGAGTTCGAGTACAAGCATCATCAAACTGTATTACTAGAAAAGTTAATAAAACTGCCTAGTAAGGATGAAAAATTGATGTATGTAAATGTATCTAAACATCATTTTGATGTTGTTGTTTTAGAAGCTAAAAAGCTGATATTTCTAAACTCTTTTAACTACGAAACCAAAGAGGATTTTATATACTACATATTATTTACAGCAGAACAATTAGAACTAAATCCAGAAAAATTTAATTTACTATTTAGTGGAGCTATCTCTGAAGAAAGTGATGTTTATAAAATAACTTATCAATTTATTAGAAACGTAGACTTTCTAAAAAACACCAATGCTATTTTTAAAAGTTTAGATTTAGCACAACATACTAACTATACTTTATTAGGATAA
- a CDS encoding ATP-dependent DNA helicase, giving the protein MIKNPANFNKELQQKFPHTPTNKQGELLKLLSNFIFNEDKNTLFLLKGYAGTGKTTTISTFVNSLWSAQKKSVLLAPTGRAAKVISVYSKRPAYTIHKKIYFPKKQANGGVDFVLQQNKHRNTIFIVDESSMIPDSRQNQKLFENGSLLDDLINYVDKGQNCKLIFIGDTAQLPPVKLTLSPALDADTLSIDYQKSVIEIELDEVMRQHENSGILANATQLRFLIQNDGANFKFDLDFPDIIRLEDGYDIEDALVLAYENDGVEDTAFIVRSNKRANQYNQQIRLNIRGQENEISAGDFVMVVKNNYFWLKESSDAGFIANGDICQVLKILSIKELYGFKFAEVELRMIDYPNMPAFETVLLLDTISSESPSLTYEESNKLYQAVKEDYADEKSKYKQFLAIKKNIYFNALQVKFSYAMTCHKSQGGQWKTVFIEQPYLPNGVSKEYFRWLYTAVTRTQEKLYLIGFKDEFFLD; this is encoded by the coding sequence ATGATAAAAAACCCTGCTAATTTCAACAAGGAATTACAACAAAAGTTTCCTCACACTCCTACAAATAAACAAGGTGAGTTGCTAAAACTACTGAGTAATTTTATTTTTAATGAAGATAAGAATACACTGTTTTTATTAAAGGGTTATGCAGGTACAGGTAAAACTACTACTATAAGTACGTTTGTAAATTCATTATGGTCTGCGCAAAAAAAATCAGTTCTATTGGCACCTACAGGTAGAGCAGCAAAAGTTATTTCGGTTTATTCTAAAAGACCAGCTTACACCATTCATAAAAAAATCTATTTTCCTAAAAAACAAGCTAATGGAGGTGTAGATTTTGTTTTGCAACAAAACAAACATAGAAATACCATTTTTATTGTAGATGAATCTTCTATGATTCCAGATTCTAGACAAAATCAAAAATTGTTTGAAAATGGTTCTTTGCTAGATGATTTAATTAATTATGTTGATAAAGGTCAAAATTGTAAATTGATTTTTATTGGAGATACAGCCCAATTACCACCAGTAAAACTTACGTTAAGTCCAGCTTTAGATGCTGATACTTTATCTATCGATTATCAAAAAAGTGTTATAGAGATTGAGTTAGATGAAGTTATGCGTCAACATGAAAACTCAGGGATTTTGGCAAATGCAACTCAATTGCGATTTCTAATTCAGAATGATGGTGCAAACTTTAAATTCGATTTAGATTTTCCTGATATCATAAGGTTAGAGGATGGTTATGATATAGAAGATGCTTTGGTTTTAGCTTATGAAAATGATGGTGTAGAAGATACTGCTTTTATTGTGCGTTCTAATAAAAGAGCAAATCAATATAACCAACAAATACGTTTAAATATTAGAGGACAAGAAAACGAAATTTCTGCAGGTGATTTTGTGATGGTTGTTAAGAACAATTATTTCTGGTTAAAAGAATCTTCTGATGCAGGCTTTATTGCTAATGGAGATATTTGTCAGGTCTTAAAAATATTATCAATTAAAGAATTGTATGGTTTTAAGTTTGCAGAGGTAGAATTACGAATGATTGATTACCCAAACATGCCTGCTTTCGAGACTGTTTTATTGTTAGATACTATTTCTAGTGAAAGTCCGTCATTAACTTATGAGGAATCAAATAAATTGTATCAAGCAGTAAAAGAAGATTATGCAGATGAAAAATCGAAATACAAACAGTTTTTAGCGATTAAGAAAAATATCTATTTTAATGCATTACAGGTTAAATTCTCTTATGCTATGACTTGCCATAAATCTCAAGGAGGCCAATGGAAAACTGTTTTTATAGAACAACCTTATTTACCAAATGGAGTTTCTAAAGAGTATTTTAGGTGGTTGTATACAGCAGTTACCAGAACTCAAGAAAAATTGTACTTAATTGGTTTTAAAGATGAATTCTTTTTGGATTAG
- a CDS encoding lipid A deacylase LpxR family protein, which produces MKSALTIALFLLPFIILSQEKFSKEFSFVTDNDLYVSFKRDRYYTNGMFLNYRYIKDNSNNKLVKKIFEWQLGHEMFTPYKPVVTNIDDHDRPFAGYLYGGFSVKNVYKKNSILNYGVQIGIVGPNAYGQELQEFIHDIYGFKKAEGWEYQIQNAFGLNLKASFIQRLAFNETKTFDLNLETLAQVGTIYTDVSAGLNMRLGFIPLQDIMNSIGYNTNLNNDDTEYKREAESFFYIKPMVRYAFYDATLQGSFLNTSSEVTKELIPVVFDLEVGLKFTANRFNFGYAFNYNTSKSENLRYTYGNKYGTILVSYLIR; this is translated from the coding sequence ATGAAAAGTGCTCTTACTATTGCCTTATTTCTACTACCATTTATAATTCTTTCTCAAGAAAAATTTTCTAAGGAGTTTAGTTTTGTAACTGATAATGATTTGTATGTATCCTTTAAAAGAGATCGATATTATACAAATGGAATGTTCTTAAACTATAGATATATTAAAGACAACTCTAATAATAAATTAGTAAAAAAAATATTTGAATGGCAATTAGGGCATGAAATGTTTACACCTTATAAACCTGTTGTAACAAATATTGATGATCATGATAGGCCTTTTGCTGGTTATTTATATGGAGGTTTTTCAGTAAAAAACGTATACAAAAAAAATAGCATTCTAAATTATGGAGTTCAAATTGGTATTGTTGGGCCTAATGCATATGGACAAGAACTACAAGAGTTTATTCATGATATTTATGGTTTTAAAAAAGCTGAAGGTTGGGAATATCAAATTCAAAATGCATTTGGACTAAACCTTAAAGCCTCTTTCATTCAAAGGTTAGCTTTTAATGAGACTAAAACTTTCGATTTAAACTTAGAAACCTTAGCACAAGTTGGTACAATTTATACTGATGTTAGTGCTGGTTTAAATATGAGATTAGGATTTATTCCTTTGCAAGACATCATGAATTCTATTGGATATAATACCAATTTAAATAATGATGATACAGAATATAAGAGAGAAGCTGAATCTTTCTTTTATATAAAACCAATGGTTAGATATGCCTTTTATGATGCCACATTACAAGGAAGCTTTTTAAATACAAGCAGTGAAGTAACTAAAGAGCTAATACCTGTTGTTTTCGATTTAGAAGTTGGTCTAAAATTCACAGCCAATCGTTTTAATTTTGGCTATGCATTTAACTATAATACTAGCAAATCTGAAAATTTAAGATATACCTATGGTAATAAATATGGAACAATTTTAGTTAGCTATCTAATTCGCTAA
- the ppk2 gene encoding polyphosphate kinase 2: MGRLTEEDFDSINTNEDLLKLIKEKNVSFSKVKKTLSYDEELRLLQIELVKLQNYISLNNKRVAIVFEGRDAAGKGGNIRRFMEHLNPRSSRLVALNKPTEVEKGQWYFQRYIKELPNPGEIVFFDRSWYNRAVVEPVMGFCTENQYKQFLVQVPEFEHMMYEDGVIIIKFWLSITKEEQGKRFEGRKENPLKRWKFSPVDRQGQILWDKYTHYKEEMFSKTHTSYSPWVIIKTNDKMSARLEAMRHVLSQFDYEGKSEAGTAVNPDPNIVMRYYRSSIHKID, encoded by the coding sequence ATGGGAAGATTAACAGAAGAGGATTTTGATAGTATTAACACTAATGAAGATCTGTTAAAACTAATCAAAGAGAAAAATGTTTCTTTTTCTAAAGTAAAAAAAACACTTTCTTATGATGAGGAATTGCGTTTACTTCAAATAGAACTGGTTAAATTACAAAACTATATTTCTTTAAATAACAAAAGAGTTGCTATAGTTTTTGAGGGTAGAGATGCTGCTGGTAAAGGTGGTAATATTCGTAGGTTTATGGAGCATTTAAATCCTAGATCTAGTAGATTAGTGGCTTTAAATAAACCCACAGAAGTAGAAAAAGGGCAGTGGTATTTTCAAAGATATATTAAAGAACTTCCAAACCCTGGCGAAATTGTTTTTTTCGATAGAAGTTGGTACAATAGAGCTGTAGTAGAGCCAGTTATGGGTTTCTGTACAGAAAATCAGTATAAGCAATTTTTAGTGCAAGTTCCTGAATTTGAGCACATGATGTATGAAGATGGAGTTATCATCATTAAATTTTGGCTATCTATAACTAAAGAAGAACAAGGTAAACGCTTTGAAGGGCGAAAAGAAAATCCTTTAAAAAGATGGAAATTTAGTCCTGTAGACAGACAAGGTCAAATTCTTTGGGATAAATACACACATTATAAAGAAGAAATGTTTTCTAAAACCCATACCTCTTATAGTCCTTGGGTTATTATAAAAACAAATGATAAAATGTCTGCTAGATTAGAAGCTATGAGACATGTACTTTCACAATTCGATTATGAAGGGAAATCAGAAGCAGGTACAGCAGTAAATCCAGATCCTAATATTGTAATGCGTTATTATAGATCTAGTATTCATAAAATAGATTAA
- the ppk2 gene encoding polyphosphate kinase 2, with protein MSDKLSESDLKKLNSKKGLLALLSKQPLSVDKALRYVNYQKKLKKLQVELIRMQTWAINNDERIIVVFQGRDAAGKGGAIRRITERINPRFMRIVALPKPTKDEQSQWYFQRYVEQLPKAGEMVFFDRSWYNRAVVEPVNGFCTLEEYNTFMNQVNDFERMILESGIHLVKIYMSISKKEQAKRFADIKSDPLKQWKMTKLDEKAQDLWDQYTEYKNAMFEKTNTVLSPWKIIRANRKTEARINVINHVLKSIPYDKNLEI; from the coding sequence ATGAGTGATAAATTATCAGAATCAGATTTAAAAAAATTAAATTCTAAAAAGGGTTTACTTGCACTTTTATCTAAACAGCCATTAAGTGTAGATAAAGCTTTAAGATATGTAAATTACCAAAAGAAGCTAAAAAAGCTTCAGGTAGAGTTGATTAGAATGCAAACTTGGGCAATTAATAATGATGAACGAATTATTGTAGTTTTTCAAGGTAGAGATGCTGCAGGAAAAGGTGGTGCTATTAGAAGAATTACAGAAAGAATCAATCCACGTTTTATGCGAATTGTAGCTTTACCTAAACCTACTAAAGACGAACAAAGTCAGTGGTATTTTCAAAGATATGTAGAGCAATTACCAAAAGCAGGAGAAATGGTTTTCTTTGATAGGAGTTGGTATAATAGAGCAGTAGTAGAACCTGTAAATGGCTTTTGTACTTTAGAAGAATATAATACGTTTATGAATCAGGTAAATGATTTTGAAAGAATGATTTTAGAATCTGGTATACATTTAGTGAAAATCTACATGTCTATTTCTAAAAAAGAACAAGCTAAACGTTTTGCAGACATTAAGAGTGATCCATTAAAACAATGGAAAATGACAAAGTTAGATGAAAAAGCGCAAGACCTTTGGGATCAGTACACAGAGTATAAAAATGCAATGTTCGAAAAAACGAATACTGTTCTTTCTCCATGGAAAATTATAAGAGCAAATAGAAAAACAGAGGCTAGAATTAATGTTATTAATCACGTATTAAAAAGTATTCCTTATGATAAAAATTTAGAAATATAG